Within Mycobacterium botniense, the genomic segment TGATCCGGCGCACCACCTGGGGCACCGAATTGGCCGGGTACAGGCTCTGGTCCGGGTAGGTCTGGGCGGCCAGGTTGGCGTCACCGGCTACCTGCCAGCCCGACAGATAAATGGCCTTCAAGCCCGCACGCACCTGCTGCACGGCCTGGTTGCCGGTCAGCGCGCCGAGCGCGTTGACCCACTCCAGATCGTGCAGCTGCGCCCACAGGATTTCCGCACCGCGCCGGGCCAGTGTGTGTTCCTCAACCACGCTGCCCTGCAGGGCCACCACATCCGCAGCGGTGTAGGTGCGGGTGATGTCCTTCCAGCGCGGATTGGTGTCCCAATCCCGCTGGAGCTCCTCCACACTTTTGGGCATGCCAACGGTCGACATCGAGCTTCTCCTCAGGGTCATTGCTGACGTGTTAACTGGGACCGCTCAGGAGCGGTATTAACTGCACGAATCTTTGCTGATGTGCTAATCCGACGATGGCACAGTTCAGAAGCCCAGGTCTAGGTCTTTCAGATGCGAATTTTCGCAATGCTGTTCGAGGATTTTGCAAAGTTTGCGAAGAGACGGTGCCGCGGACCCGCTCCGCGGGTACTGATCCGCACCAGGAAATCCGCAGGTCAGCGCCACTATATGGTGCGCCGCGCGGCGTACGGTGACTTGCTAGAGAGCAAAGAGGGCTGCGACAGCTTTGATCTCGTCGCCGACCGCATATGTGAGCGTCGTAACAGTACGGTCGGCGAGACCGGGACCGCACCGATCGGAGGTGCCCGGCGCATACACGTGGGAGAGGATCTCGAGCTTATCGCCCAAAGCCACCGGCGCCTCGTGCTCGATAGTCACTCGCAGCGGCGCCTTGAGCAGTGCCGGGTGAGCGGCCAGATAATCCTCGACCACCGCCCAGTACACGGCGTTGTTCATGTGATCGAACAGGTCGATATCGGTGACGCGGACCGGAAACTCGTGAATCTCGAGTGCGTCGTCTCGGCTTCCCGCCGTCAGGTACGCCTTCCAGCGCAGCCGGTCGATACTGGTGGTGCGCTGCAGTCCGGCCAGAAAGTCGTCAGAGATGCGCGACGGCATCTGGGTCTCGCGATTGATGTTGATCCAAAACGCCTCCGATTCGATCAGGCCGCCTTTGCGCCCATCGATGCGAACCCGCATCTCACACCACCGGTTAGACGTACCGGAACACCACCGGCGCAACCGCAGCATGTCGCTGAATGTGATCGGGCGAATCACGTCGACCATGGTGCGCCGCACGATCCACAGCGGATGGGTCTCCTCGAAACCCATTTCGCGCAGCTGGTCCTGGCCGATGTCCTGGATGTGGCGGGCAGCCGCATCCAACCGCAAACGGCCATCGCGATCGATGTCGGCAACCCGCAACGGCCATTGGCGGTCGAAAACATCGGGGTGGCCGTCAGGCACCGGCATCATTACTTTGTCCAGGCTCACGGCGCTACTCCCCTGTGCTCCTCATTGCGCCCTCCCCTCCCGCGCATCATGCCAAATACCGGCTGCGAAACACCAATCGCCGCGATTCTGCCAAGTCTGCTAATGTCACCTTTGCAAAACGGGGTACGCTGGTTCGGTGAGCAAGACCTTCGTCGGTTCCCGGCTGCGCCAACTGCGCACCGAGCGCGGTTACAGCCAGGCTGCGCTAGCGCAGATGCTCGAGATCTCGCCGAGCTACCTCAACCAGATCGAACACGACGTGCGCCCGTTGACCGTGGCGGTATTGCTGCGGATCACCGAAGTGTTCGGCGTGGATGCCACGTTTTTTGCCTCCCAGGAGGACACCCGGCTGGTTGCCGAGCTGCGGGAGGTAACGATGGACCGCGATCTGGGCGTGGACGTGGACTTACCCGAGATCACCGAAATGGTCAGTGCGCATCCCAAACTCGCCCGGGCGATGGTCAACTTGCACCGTCGTCACCGGATCATCACCGCACAACTGGCGGCCGCGACCGAAGAACGGTTCTCCGACGGTAGCGGCAGCGGCTCGATTACCATGCCGCACGAAGAGGTGCGCGACTACTTCTACGAACGGCAGAACTACCTGCACGAGCTCGATACCGCTGCCGAGGATCTGACCGTGCGGATGCGCATGCACCGGGGCGACCTGGCCCGAGAATTGTCGCGCCGACTCACCGAAGTGCACGGCGTCCACATCGTCAAGCGCATCGATCTGGGCGACACCGTTCTGCATCGCTACGACCCAGCCACCAAAACACTGGAGATCAGCAGTCACCTCTCACCGGGCCAGCAGGTGTTCAAGATGGCCGCCGAGCTGGCCTACCTGGAATTCGGTGATTTGATCAACAGCATGGTCGAGGAGGGCAACTTCACCAGCGAGGAGTCACGCACCCTGGCCCGGCTGGGACTGGCGAATTATTTCGCCGCGGCGACCGTACTGCCCTACCGGCAGTTTCACGATGTCACCGAGAACTTCCGCTACGACATCGAGCGGCTCTCGGCGTTCTACTCGGTCAGCTACGAGACCATCTGTCACCGGCTGTCCACGCTGCAGCGGCCGTCACTGCGGGGGGTGCCGTTTTCGTTCGTTCGGGTCGACCGGGCGGGAAATATGTCCAAACGCCAGTCAGCAACGGGTTTTCACTTCTCCTCGACCGGCGGCACGTGCCCGCTGTGGAACGTCTATGAGACATTCGCCAACCCGGGCAAGATCCTGGTGCAGATCGCGCAGATGCCCGACGGCCGCAACTACATGTGGGTGGCCCGCACCGTGGAGCGGCGCGCGTCGCGGTATGGTCAGCCCGGCAAAACCTTCGCCATCGGTTTGGGCTGCGAGTTGCGGCACGCCCACCGACTGGTCTACTCGGAAGGACTCGACTTGTCCGGGCGTAACGCCACACCCATCGGCGCGGGCTGCCGCGTGTGCGAACGCGACAACTGCCCGCAGCGGGCGTTTCCGGCGTTGGGCCGCGCCCTAGACCTCGACGAGCACCGCAGTACGGTGTCACCCTACCTGGTGAAACAGGCGTGACCGGCACCTCAAAGGCCGAGCAGACCGGCCGCATCCCGGCCGGGGGGCTGCGCGAGCTGGGGCTGGTCAACTGGATATTGGCGAAATTGGGCGCGCGGACGGTCCGCGCCCCGCAGATGCACCTGTTCACCACGCTGGGTCAGCACAAGCGACTGTTCTGGCTGTGGCTGCCCTACTCGGGTGCGCTGCTGCGGGGCCGGCTGCCTCGCGCGGACACCGAGCTGGTGATCCTGCGCGTCGCGCATCTGCGGGGCTGCGAATACGAGCTGCAGCATCACCGCCGAATGGCCCGCCGCCGGGGGCTGGATGACACGAGCCAAGACGCGATCTTCAGCTGGCCCCACAGCTCCGGCAGCCTCAGCCCCAGACAACGGGCGCTGTTGGCCGCCACCGACGAATTCGTCACCACCCGGTCGGTCAGCGAGGACGCGTGGAAGCAACTCTCAAATCATCTCGATCGGCGCCAGCTCATCGAATTCTGCATGCTCGCAGGCCAATACGACGGTCTGGCCGCAACAATGTCGGCCCTCGAGATCCCGTTGGACCATCCGGGTCACGGGTAGAGGCCCGTGTCGGCGTTGCCGGCACCGCACCAGGCGTACGCCAGATCACTTCGATAACCACGATGTATTGCGAGACTTGGGTTTAACCCGAAGTCCGCGTCAACTTCTGAACCCGTTTCACGGTGGGCGTGCGGGTTTGTTGACAGTGTGGCCACATCCGTGCGCTGTCTTCGGTGTCACCCGCGGGCGCGACGCTGGACGCGCCACCGCCCCACCGAGAACCGGGGCCGCGGCAGTAAGTCGAAAAGCAAAGCGATGCAATGGTTTTCTGTGATATTTCGGTGGGCGCTGTTCGCCTGCGGACCGCTCGTGGCCAGGCAACGGCAACAGCTTGGCGCGGATGTTCGTGGTGCCGGCCGCTGGGCAGGCTGCACCCAGGGATGATGGATGAGCCGACGCGAGCTCTTGACAGGTTCCGGCCACGTTGGTGAGACTGATCGAGCCGCCACGCAAATCACACATGGAGCCCGAATCCAAAGGAGCATCAGGGCTGGTGGGTGTGGTGTGGGCGCACAGGTGTGCTTGCCGGTTAGCCGCAGCGGCGGCGATGGTGGCGGCATGGGGGGTGCCGGCGTTGGCTGTCACGCGGCCGGCGCACGCCGATGTGATTGATCTGTTCATCGATCCGATCATCGAACCCCTGCAGGCGGCGTTAGCGGGTTTAACCGATTCGGCGGCGGGTTTGGATTCGGCCGCCAACGTGCCGGGGTTGGATCTGAGCAGTTCAGGCGCGGAAAACGCCGTGGTCAACACCGTGGTCGATCTGCTCGAAACCTATTGGGCGAGTGCGGATGCGGTGGACTCGGCGCTGACGGAAGCGTCGAGTTCTGCCGCGGCCACGATTCCCACGGTGCTGCACGCGTTGGAACAAGGTTGGATCAACAGTCCGCTGGGCACCCGGGTCGATACCGCGCTCAACGGGTTCTGGCACGACGTCGGTGGTCCCGGCATTGTGATCGGCAATGGCGCCAACGGTGTTGGGGGTGGAACGTTGGCCCAAGCCGATGGTGGTGCCGGTGGGTTGCTATTCGGTGATGGGGGCGCCGGGGCTACCGACGCGGCCGGTCAGGGCGGGGCCGGCGGGGCTGCAGGGTTGTTCGGTAACGGCGGGGCCGGCGGGGCCGGGGCCGACGCTGCGACCTCCGGTGTCGCCGGCGGTGACGGGGGCGCTGGCGGGGCGGGCGGGATTCTGGTCGGCGACGGCGGGCCCGGCGGCGCCGGCGGGGCCGGGGGGGTTGGTGCCGCCGGCGGTACCGGCGGGGCCGGCGGTGCTGCCATCGGGGTGTTGGGTGTGGGCGGTCACGGCGGTGCCGGTGGTAATGGCGGCGCCGGCGGTGCCGGGGGTGACGGGGGCACCGGCGCGGGGTTATTCGTCGACGGCGGCAACGGCGGCGCCGGCGGCGACGGCAGCAACCCCGCCGCGCTGCCCGCCCTGGGTGGGGCCGGCGGCACCGGCGGCGTGTTCGGCGTGTTGGGCAGCCACGGCGCCGTCGGCAACCCGGGCACCGTGCCCGGCGCCGCGTCGAGCGCCCAAACCGGCAGCGGAGTGCTGACCATCAGCACCACCGGCACCTGGCTGACCAACAGCGACGGCCAGGTCGTGATGCTGCACGGAACCAACCAGGCGGTCAAGGTGCCGCCGTTCGAGCCATCCGCTGACGGGTTCAACGCCCAAGACGCACAATTCTTGGAGGACAACGGCTTTAACTTTGTGCGGCTGGCTATTTACTGGGCCGCGATCGAGCCCGAGCCCGGCGTCTTCAACGAGGCCTACCTGGCCTCGGTCGCCCAGACCATCCAGATGCTGGCCGATCACCACATCTACGTGCTGCTCGGCGGCGCTGATGAGGACTCCTTCAGCAGCACGTTCATGGGCGAAGGTGCGCCGGCCTGGGCGACCGAAACCGGCGGGCTGCCCAATATCAACTTCGGTTTTCCGTATAACAACTTGATCGACCCCGCCAACCTCTACGCCTGGTCTGCGTTTTTTGCCAACGCGAAAGCACCGGATGGGGTGGGGCTGGAGGACAGTTACGCACAGATGTGGGAATACGTTGCCAACTACTTCAACGGCAACCCCGACATCGTCGGCTACGAGATCATGGACGAACCGTGGCCGGGCTTGTCGTGGCCGCTGATTCCGCTGGGCAGCCCGGCCTTCGGCGCCCAGGAGCTGACTCCGTTCTTCGATCAGGTGACCGCGGCGATGCGCGCCGTCGACCCGACCACCCCGGTGTTCACCGAACCCAACCTGCTCTACGAACTCGGGTTGACTCCCATCACCCAGGGCACGGTGAACTACCCGCACATTGTCTTCGGCTTCGAGGATTACTGCGTCCTCGGTATTTTCGGCATTACCAGCGGTTGCGGGGCGCTCACCGACGCCGTCGCGAATCATGCTGTGGCGTACGCCGACGCGCACAACATGCCGGCACTGTTGGAAGAATTCGGTGCCGGCGACAACCAAACCATCAACGCCGAGGGTGTGCACGCCGCCGACCGGGATTTGATCGGTTGGTCGGAGTGGGCGTTCACCGGCCAAGGGGACATCACGACCACGTCGTCTCCCTCGAGTTTGGAGTCGCTGGTGTACAACCCCAGCCAGCCGCCGGTGGGCGCCAATGTCAATACCGCAACCCTGGACACCCTCGCCGAGCCGTATCCGCAGACGATTTCGGGAACCCCGAATTCGTTTTCGTTTGACCATGGGGTTTTCCAGTTCAGCTACTCCACCGAAAGGGCTGACGGTCTGGGCAGTTTCCCGGTGGGCTCGCAGACCACCATCGCGGTGCCGACAATCGACTTCCCGCACGGCTATCAGGTGAGTGTGACTGGTGGGCAGGTGGTGTCGGCTCCCGATGCCCCGGAATTAGTGATCGTTTCCACCGGTAGCGCCCACACCGTCGATATCACGGTGAGCCCGGCGGGCGGGGCTAATCAGGTGGCGCCTGCGGTGTCGGGGTCGTTGGTTTCGGGGTTGACCGGCGTGTTCGACCGCGAGGTGTATACCCCGCTGCACACCGGTATTGAGGACTGGATTTCCAGCCCGGTCGGTCAGCGGGTCGACGGGTTCATCAATGAGGTGGCGGGCTCGTATGTGATCGGCAACGGCGCACCCGGCACAGCGGCTGACCCCAACGGCGGCGCCGCGGGGTGGTTGTTCGGCGATGGCGGAGCGGGCTGGAACAGCACAACGGCCGGGGTGGCCGGTGGTCACGGCGGAGCGGCCGGTCTCATCGGAAATGGTGGACCCGGCGGGGCCGGCGGAGTGGGCGCGGCCGGGGGTGCCGGGGGTGCGGGGGGATCGTTGATGGGTGTGGGCGGGGCCGGCGGGGAGGGCGGTGCCGGTGTTGCTGCGGGCGTGCAGGGCTCCGGTGGTACCGGTGGTGTGGGCGGCGCCGGCGGTAACGCGCCGGGCCTGGTGTTCGGGGTGGGCGGTGCCGGCGGTGCGGGCGGGGCCGGGGGCCACGGTGTCGACGGCGCGGCGGGCAGTTTCGCCAACGGCGGCAACGGTGATGGCGGCGCGGGGGGCAGTAACGGCGGCGATGGGGGCGCCGGCGGCGCCGGCGGTAACGCCACGGGACTGTTCGGCAGCGGCGGCGCCGGGGGCGCCGGCGGGGATGGCGGTGCCGGCGGTAATGGCGGCAACGGTGCCGCGGGCACCGCCGCGCACCCTGACGGCGGTAACGGCGGCGCGGGCGGCAACCCGGGTGGTCACGGCGGCCCGGGTGGGGCCGGCGGGACCGGCGGGCTGCTCGGCGGCCCCGGCGCAGCCGGCCGGGACGGGGTGATGGCCACCAGTGGGGGTAACGGCGGCAATGGGGGTAACGGGTTTAACGCCACCGCCACGGTCGGGCCCGGGAATGGGGGTAACGGCGGGCCCGGCGGGGCGGTCGGCAACGGTGGGAACGGCGGCAACGGCGGCGCGGGCGCGCCCGGGCAGGCCGGTACCGACGGTGTCACGCCGACGACCTTAGGTGCGGCCGGCACCAATGGGACCGCTGGGCACCCCGGTGGGAACGGCGGCGCCGGGGGTAACGGCGGCGCGGGCGGCTCGCAGTGGGGTTACGGCGGTCACGGCGGGGCCGGCGGGGCGGGCGGTCCCGGCGGGGCCGGCGGCAACGGTGGAGCCGGCGCGGCCGGCAACCCGGCCGGCAGCGGGACCGGCGGTACCGGTGGCGCCGGCGGGGCCGGGGGGGCCGGTGGTGCGGGCGGGCCCGGGGGTGCGGGCGGGGCGGCGGTCGATGGTGCCCACGGCCTCGGCGGGGTCGGCGGAGCCGGTGGGGCAGCCGGGCCCGGCGGCAACGGCGGAGCCGGCGGCCCGGGGGTCTTCACCACGGCCGGTGCCGCCGGCGCTGGCGGGACCGGCGGCATGGGCGGCAACCCCGGCGCCGCCGGGGCCGGCGGCCCGGGTGGCGGCAGCGGCGCCTTCCACGGCGCAGCGGGTGTGACCGGCGCCACGCCGCACGGGGGTAACGGCGGGGACGGCGGGGCCGGGGCGGGTTCCACCAACCCTGCTGTGGCCGGCGGCACCGGCGGGGCCGGCGGTGCGGGTGGCGCCTATGGTCACGGCGGCACCGGCGGGGCGGGCGGGGCCGGTGCGAACGGCAGCGTCACGCATCCCGATGGCGGCGCCGGCGGCGCCGGCGGAGCCGGCGGTTTGGGTGGGGCATTCGGTAACGGCGGTAACGGCGGGGCCGGCGGAGCCGGCGGCAACGCCGGTCCGGTCGGCGACGGCGGGAACGGCGGGGCCGGCGGGCCCGGCGCGCCCGGCACCGACGGCATGGCCGGCAGCACCGGCGGCGCCGGCAGCGCTCCGGCGGCCGGGGGTAACGGCACCAACGGCACCAACGGCGGGGCCGGCGGGGCCGGCGGGGCCGGGGGCGCGGGCGGCTCGATCTCGGGCAATGGCGGTGACGGTGGTGCGGGCGGGGCCGGCGGGGCCGGCGGGAACGGCGGTAACGGCGGGGCTGGCAGCAACGGCAGCACCGCCACTCTGTTGGGCAACGGCCACAACGGCGGTAACGGCGGTAACGGCGGCAACGGCGGGGCCGGTGGCGCGGGCGGGGCCGGCGGGGACGCCACGGCCGGGGTCAACGGCAACGGCGGGGCCGGCGGGCGCGGCGGTGACGCCGGTGACGCCGGGAACGGAGGAGCCGGCGGCGACTCGGTGATCGGCACCAACGGGGCTCCCGGGCAAGGCGGCTACGGCGGGAACGGCGGAAATGTCGGTGACCCCGGTGCGGGCGGGATCGGCGGGCCCGCCGGCACCGGCGGAACCGGCGGTACAGCCGGTGCACCCGGTGCGGCCGGGCAGGCCGGCAGCGGCGGCAACGGCGGTGACGGCGGCAACGGCGCCAACGCCGTCAACCCCCCGGGCTACCACGGAGCGGGCTTCCCCGGCGGTGACGGCGGCAACGGCGGCAACGGCGGCGATGTCGGCAACGGCGGCAACGGCGGGGCGGGCGGCAATGGTTCGCCCGGCGGTACGGGGGCCACCGGTGCGGCCGGCGGCCCCGGACAGCCCGGCCTGACCGGTGGCACCGGCGCATCCGGTGGCCGGGGCGGCTCGGGCGGTAACGGCGGCCTGGGCGGCTCGATATCGGGCAACGGCGGTGACGGTGGCGCGGGCGGCAACGGCGCCAGCGGCGGTGTCGGCGGCCCCGGCGGTGACGGCGGCGCCGGTAATCCCGCCACCACCGGTGACGGCGGCCCAGGCGGGCGCGGCGGTGTCGGCGGCACCGGCGGCCCCGGCGGTAACGGCGGTGATGGCGGCGGTGTCGCACCCGGCGGATCCGGGCACTCCGGCGACGGCGGGGCCGGCGGGCACGGCGGAGCCGGCGGCACCGGCGGTGACGGCGGTGACGGCGGCGCGGGCACCCTCACCACCACCGGACAGGTTGGCCACGCCGGAGCCGGCGGAGCCGGCGGAGCCGCCGGTATCGGCGCTCCCGGGGGAAGCGGCGGCAGCGGTGCCGTTACCGGCGCCACCGGCGCAAGCGGCGCGTCCGGTCACACGGGCACCGCCGCACCGGGCGGTGCCGCCCAGACCAGCGGCTGACCCGTCGTCGCCCGATGCCCCGGGGGGTTGTCGCCGGCGAAGATCCCGGCGTTGCGCGGCGGCACCATCTCGGTGCACCGCCTACGCCCGGTCAGCCCAGCGCCGGTGCGGCCACCAACTGGCATCGCGCAGCAGCGTCGCGATCGCCGGGACGGTGAGCGTGCGCACCACGAAAGTGTCGAGCAGCAGTCCGCACCCGACGATCAGTCCCGCCTGGATCATGATCGCGATCGAACCGGCCATGAGGCCGAACATGCTGGCGGCGAAGATGAGCCCGGCCGAGGTGATCACCGAGCCGGTGTTGGCCACGGTTCGCAGCACACCCACACGGATGTTGCGTGCCGACTCCTCGCGTAGCCGCGAAACCAGCAACATGTTGTAGTCGGCGCCGACTGCCACCAAGATGATGAACGCGACCAGCGGCACCGGCCAGGCGATCTGCTGCCCGAGCCCGTATTGAAAAACTAGCACCCCGATGCCAAGTGCGGCCGCGTAGTTGAGCACCACGGTGCCCAGCAGATAAAGCGGGGCCAGGACAGCGCGCAGCAGCAGGACCAAGATGACACCGACGATGACGAGGGTGGCGATAGCGAGCTGGTGAAAGTCGGCCGCAAGTAAGCGTTGAATGTCGGAGTTGACGGCCGGAAACCCGGCTATGGAC encodes:
- a CDS encoding acyl-[acyl-carrier-protein] thioesterase — encoded protein: MSLDKVMMPVPDGHPDVFDRQWPLRVADIDRDGRLRLDAAARHIQDIGQDQLREMGFEETHPLWIVRRTMVDVIRPITFSDMLRLRRWCSGTSNRWCEMRVRIDGRKGGLIESEAFWININRETQMPSRISDDFLAGLQRTTSIDRLRWKAYLTAGSRDDALEIHEFPVRVTDIDLFDHMNNAVYWAVVEDYLAAHPALLKAPLRVTIEHEAPVALGDKLEILSHVYAPGTSDRCGPGLADRTVTTLTYAVGDEIKAVAALFAL
- the ramB gene encoding acetate metabolism transcriptional regulator RamB, yielding MSKTFVGSRLRQLRTERGYSQAALAQMLEISPSYLNQIEHDVRPLTVAVLLRITEVFGVDATFFASQEDTRLVAELREVTMDRDLGVDVDLPEITEMVSAHPKLARAMVNLHRRHRIITAQLAAATEERFSDGSGSGSITMPHEEVRDYFYERQNYLHELDTAAEDLTVRMRMHRGDLARELSRRLTEVHGVHIVKRIDLGDTVLHRYDPATKTLEISSHLSPGQQVFKMAAELAYLEFGDLINSMVEEGNFTSEESRTLARLGLANYFAAATVLPYRQFHDVTENFRYDIERLSAFYSVSYETICHRLSTLQRPSLRGVPFSFVRVDRAGNMSKRQSATGFHFSSTGGTCPLWNVYETFANPGKILVQIAQMPDGRNYMWVARTVERRASRYGQPGKTFAIGLGCELRHAHRLVYSEGLDLSGRNATPIGAGCRVCERDNCPQRAFPALGRALDLDEHRSTVSPYLVKQA
- a CDS encoding carboxymuconolactone decarboxylase family protein, with the translated sequence MTGTSKAEQTGRIPAGGLRELGLVNWILAKLGARTVRAPQMHLFTTLGQHKRLFWLWLPYSGALLRGRLPRADTELVILRVAHLRGCEYELQHHRRMARRRGLDDTSQDAIFSWPHSSGSLSPRQRALLAATDEFVTTRSVSEDAWKQLSNHLDRRQLIEFCMLAGQYDGLAATMSALEIPLDHPGHG
- a CDS encoding PGRS repeat-containing protein, whose amino-acid sequence is MEPESKGASGLVGVVWAHRCACRLAAAAAMVAAWGVPALAVTRPAHADVIDLFIDPIIEPLQAALAGLTDSAAGLDSAANVPGLDLSSSGAENAVVNTVVDLLETYWASADAVDSALTEASSSAAATIPTVLHALEQGWINSPLGTRVDTALNGFWHDVGGPGIVIGNGANGVGGGTLAQADGGAGGLLFGDGGAGATDAAGQGGAGGAAGLFGNGGAGGAGADAATSGVAGGDGGAGGAGGILVGDGGPGGAGGAGGVGAAGGTGGAGGAAIGVLGVGGHGGAGGNGGAGGAGGDGGTGAGLFVDGGNGGAGGDGSNPAALPALGGAGGTGGVFGVLGSHGAVGNPGTVPGAASSAQTGSGVLTISTTGTWLTNSDGQVVMLHGTNQAVKVPPFEPSADGFNAQDAQFLEDNGFNFVRLAIYWAAIEPEPGVFNEAYLASVAQTIQMLADHHIYVLLGGADEDSFSSTFMGEGAPAWATETGGLPNINFGFPYNNLIDPANLYAWSAFFANAKAPDGVGLEDSYAQMWEYVANYFNGNPDIVGYEIMDEPWPGLSWPLIPLGSPAFGAQELTPFFDQVTAAMRAVDPTTPVFTEPNLLYELGLTPITQGTVNYPHIVFGFEDYCVLGIFGITSGCGALTDAVANHAVAYADAHNMPALLEEFGAGDNQTINAEGVHAADRDLIGWSEWAFTGQGDITTTSSPSSLESLVYNPSQPPVGANVNTATLDTLAEPYPQTISGTPNSFSFDHGVFQFSYSTERADGLGSFPVGSQTTIAVPTIDFPHGYQVSVTGGQVVSAPDAPELVIVSTGSAHTVDITVSPAGGANQVAPAVSGSLVSGLTGVFDREVYTPLHTGIEDWISSPVGQRVDGFINEVAGSYVIGNGAPGTAADPNGGAAGWLFGDGGAGWNSTTAGVAGGHGGAAGLIGNGGPGGAGGVGAAGGAGGAGGSLMGVGGAGGEGGAGVAAGVQGSGGTGGVGGAGGNAPGLVFGVGGAGGAGGAGGHGVDGAAGSFANGGNGDGGAGGSNGGDGGAGGAGGNATGLFGSGGAGGAGGDGGAGGNGGNGAAGTAAHPDGGNGGAGGNPGGHGGPGGAGGTGGLLGGPGAAGRDGVMATSGGNGGNGGNGFNATATVGPGNGGNGGPGGAVGNGGNGGNGGAGAPGQAGTDGVTPTTLGAAGTNGTAGHPGGNGGAGGNGGAGGSQWGYGGHGGAGGAGGPGGAGGNGGAGAAGNPAGSGTGGTGGAGGAGGAGGAGGPGGAGGAAVDGAHGLGGVGGAGGAAGPGGNGGAGGPGVFTTAGAAGAGGTGGMGGNPGAAGAGGPGGGSGAFHGAAGVTGATPHGGNGGDGGAGAGSTNPAVAGGTGGAGGAGGAYGHGGTGGAGGAGANGSVTHPDGGAGGAGGAGGLGGAFGNGGNGGAGGAGGNAGPVGDGGNGGAGGPGAPGTDGMAGSTGGAGSAPAAGGNGTNGTNGGAGGAGGAGGAGGSISGNGGDGGAGGAGGAGGNGGNGGAGSNGSTATLLGNGHNGGNGGNGGNGGAGGAGGAGGDATAGVNGNGGAGGRGGDAGDAGNGGAGGDSVIGTNGAPGQGGYGGNGGNVGDPGAGGIGGPAGTGGTGGTAGAPGAAGQAGSGGNGGDGGNGANAVNPPGYHGAGFPGGDGGNGGNGGDVGNGGNGGAGGNGSPGGTGATGAAGGPGQPGLTGGTGASGGRGGSGGNGGLGGSISGNGGDGGAGGNGASGGVGGPGGDGGAGNPATTGDGGPGGRGGVGGTGGPGGNGGDGGGVAPGGSGHSGDGGAGGHGGAGGTGGDGGDGGAGTLTTTGQVGHAGAGGAGGAAGIGAPGGSGGSGAVTGATGASGASGHTGTAAPGGAAQTSG